One Herbaspirillum rubrisubalbicans genomic window carries:
- a CDS encoding GGDEF domain-containing protein, giving the protein MTGIGSGGGLRFRAEDVYDHLNGGLIMLDMDWTVLLWNAWVARYSGVPAQQALQARLTSLFAEPLSPALLRALDNTLGYGLPAVLSSALHRSPLPLYLEPVAGSDMAAARMVQSVVLTPIDNHDGERLCLIQISDASNSVRREKMLRSHSEALKRQAGTDGLTGIHNRRHFDEHYAQALQRAREQAGTLSLFMIDVDFFKQYNDHYGHGAGDHVLKGVAAALRGQLRQPGDLLARYGGEEFILLMQDLTHEQAAELGQALRQAVYQLDEPHAKSLVEHRVTISVGVCTRVVQEDEDGRLLMAAADAALYRAKLGGRNKVVAID; this is encoded by the coding sequence ATGACGGGTATCGGCAGTGGGGGAGGGCTGCGTTTTCGCGCAGAGGATGTCTATGACCATCTCAACGGTGGTCTCATCATGCTGGACATGGACTGGACCGTGCTGCTCTGGAACGCCTGGGTGGCCCGCTATAGCGGGGTGCCGGCGCAGCAGGCACTCCAGGCGCGCCTGACCAGCCTGTTTGCCGAGCCGCTCTCGCCGGCACTGCTGCGTGCGCTCGACAACACCCTCGGCTACGGCTTGCCGGCCGTGCTCTCCAGCGCCTTGCACCGCTCGCCGCTGCCGCTGTACCTGGAGCCGGTGGCGGGCAGCGATATGGCGGCTGCGCGCATGGTGCAGTCGGTGGTGCTCACGCCCATCGACAACCACGATGGCGAGCGCCTGTGCCTGATCCAGATCAGCGATGCCAGCAACTCGGTGCGCCGCGAAAAGATGCTGCGCTCGCATTCCGAAGCGCTCAAGCGCCAGGCCGGCACCGATGGCTTGACCGGCATCCATAACCGACGCCATTTCGATGAACACTATGCGCAAGCCTTGCAGCGTGCACGCGAGCAGGCTGGGACGCTGTCGCTGTTCATGATCGACGTGGATTTCTTCAAGCAGTACAACGACCATTACGGCCACGGCGCCGGCGACCATGTGCTCAAGGGCGTGGCTGCGGCCCTACGTGGCCAGTTGCGCCAGCCGGGTGACCTGTTGGCGCGCTATGGCGGGGAGGAATTCATCCTGCTCATGCAAGACCTTACGCACGAGCAGGCGGCCGAGCTCGGCCAGGCCCTGCGCCAGGCGGTCTACCAACTCGATGAGCCGCACGCCAAATCTTTGGTCGAGCATCGCGTCACCATCAGCGTGGGCGTGTGCACCCGTGTCGTGCAAGAGGATGAGGATGGCCGCTTGCTCATGGCCGCAGCCGACGCCGCCCTGTACCGCGCCAAGCTGGGCGGACGCAACAAGGTGGTGGCCATCGATTGA
- a CDS encoding chemotaxis protein CheX produces MSIFNDIERDALTEIFNVGAGRAAQSLSEIVGDEVRLTVPSVEVLRTDAINEQVLPRAPGRFATVSQNFGGPFEAEAVLLFTEERALAIVRDMMGSTMSLEELAEFEREAMCELGNIILNACLSAMADMLEITLNSSLPQYLVSTPEDISSRLATRQSGDSYVLVLHIDLVIEKHQTDGHLIFLLSSGSLHALVEHVRRYLGKIGLA; encoded by the coding sequence GTGAGCATCTTCAATGACATCGAGCGCGATGCCCTGACCGAGATCTTCAACGTCGGCGCCGGGCGTGCGGCGCAAAGCCTGTCTGAAATCGTGGGCGATGAAGTACGCCTGACCGTACCCTCGGTGGAAGTGCTGCGCACCGACGCCATCAACGAACAAGTGCTGCCGCGCGCACCCGGTCGCTTTGCCACCGTGAGCCAGAATTTCGGCGGACCCTTCGAGGCCGAGGCGGTGCTGCTGTTTACCGAAGAGCGGGCGCTGGCCATCGTGCGCGACATGATGGGCTCGACCATGAGCCTGGAAGAACTGGCCGAGTTCGAGCGCGAAGCCATGTGCGAACTGGGCAACATCATCCTCAACGCCTGCCTGTCGGCCATGGCCGATATGCTGGAAATCACCCTCAACAGCTCCCTGCCGCAGTACCTGGTGTCCACGCCCGAGGATATATCCTCGCGCCTGGCCACCCGCCAGAGCGGCGACAGCTACGTGCTGGTCTTGCATATCGATCTGGTCATCGAGAAACACCAGACCGATGGCCACTTGATCTTCCTGCTCAGTTCCGGCTCGCTGCACGCGCTGGTGGAACATGTGCGGCGCTACTTGGGCAAGATCGGACTGGCATGA
- a CDS encoding response regulator yields MSSKEPGKTLLIVDDSKVSRMVIKAHVLAVHPDWQVSEAANGEEAIRQVQQGAPDFCTMDINMPGMLGTDAAAQILQSHPAVRIAIFSANVQEAVQTRAQQLGAVFVAKPVTEKSIAQALRHFRGEW; encoded by the coding sequence ATGTCAAGCAAGGAACCCGGCAAGACCCTCCTCATCGTCGATGACAGCAAGGTCTCGCGCATGGTCATCAAGGCCCACGTACTGGCGGTGCATCCAGATTGGCAAGTCAGTGAAGCGGCCAATGGCGAGGAGGCGATCCGGCAGGTGCAGCAAGGCGCGCCGGACTTCTGCACGATGGATATCAACATGCCCGGTATGCTGGGCACCGATGCCGCCGCACAGATCCTGCAGTCGCATCCTGCGGTGCGTATCGCCATCTTCTCGGCCAACGTCCAGGAAGCCGTGCAGACCCGCGCCCAGCAACTGGGTGCCGTGTTCGTCGCCAAGCCAGTCACCGAAAAATCGATCGCCCAGGCTCTGCGCCATTTTCGGGGCGAGTGGTGA